In the genome of Candidatus Zymogenaceae bacterium, the window GGCATCCATACCTCGGATCGAAACCCGGCGCATCCTGAAAGAATCAAGAGCGCACATACAACAACCAGAGCGTTCCTTCTCATACCGTCCTTCCACATCGAGCGGTGAAAGCCCCGCGCAGCATACCTTCACGGTACATGGTCGTCTTCGGGCCGATCGGTGTTTTTATAAATAAAACCAACATATTCCCCGAATTAATAATAATACAGCGGTTTTCATTTTCCCTTGACGGATATGATTTCACCATGCTATTTTGACACATTGTATTCGCCATGTAAATACTCAACATGTACGGTCGATGACAGAGAAGAAAAAAAGCGACGCCGCAAAAAAGCTTGAGGAGAAGCTCCTCTACCGACCGAAGCCGGTATGGGATAAAATCAACGGAGACCAGAGAAACGAGCTGTTCTCCCTCGCCGATGACTACAAGGCGTTTCTCGCCGCGGCAAAGACGGAGCGTCTGGCGGTCCGGGATATCGTGACGAGGGCCAAGGAACGCGGATTCGTCGACGCCGCGACAGCCGAGGGAAAAACGGCGAAGAAACTCTTTATGACCAATCGAAACAAGGCCGCGGCCCTGGCGGTCATCGGCACGGAAAAACCGGCGAACGGCCTCTCTCTGATCGTATCACACATAGACTCCCCCCGTCTCGACCTGAAACAGCGCCCCCTCTACGAAGACATCGAGCTGGCGCTTATGAAGACCCACTATTACGGCGGTATTAAAAAGTACAACTGGGTTTCCCGACCGCTCTCACTTCACGGCGTTGTGATTACCGCGGACGGGAAAGAGGTGGAGATATCCATCGGCGAAGACCCCGACGATCCTGTCTTCACGGTGTCGGATCTGCTCATCCATCTGGCGGGCAAGGCCCAGATGGAAAAGAAAATATCGGAGGCCGTCCCTGCGGAAAAGCTCAACATCCTGTGCGGAAGCATCCCGTTTACGGACGCCGAAGTCAAGGAACGGGTTAAGCTGGCGGTGATGTCACTGCTCAACGATACCTACGGCATCGTCGAGGAGGACCTCATCAGCGCGGAACTTGAGATGACACCGGCGGGGCCGCCACGGGACGTCGGGTTTGACCGCTCGATGATCGGGGGGTACGGTCAGGACGACCGTATCAGCGCATTCTCAAGCCTCCGCGCCGCCCTGGACGCGGAACATCCGGCCCGCTCGTTCGCGGTTTTCTTCATGGACAAGGAAGAGATCGGCTCCGAAGGTGTGACCGGCGCCCGGGGGCGGTTCATTGAAGAGGTGATGTCGGAGCTTCTGGACAGAACCGAAAAGGTCCGGATCCCGGATGATATGATCGGGGCGTTTTCCCGGTCGGTCTGCCTCTCGGCGGACGTGAACGGCGCCCTGGACCCGGATTACCAGGAGGTGCACGAGGCGAAAAACGCCGCCCGTCTGGGATACGGTGTGTGCGTTACAAAATTCACCGGCTCCCGGGGAAAGAGCATGGCCTCGGACGCGTCCGCGGAGCTGGTAGGGCGGGTAAGAAAACTCTTCAACGAGAATAATGTTGTCTGGCAGCACGGCGAGCTGGGCAAGGTAGACGAGGGAGGGGGCGGCACCATCGCCAAGGATATCGCCGAGCGGGGCATAGACGTTATCGATTGCGGGCCGGTACTCCTGGATATGCATTCTCCCTTTGAGATCTCCAGCAAGGCGGACCTCTACATGGCATACCGGGGATTTCGCGTCTTTCTGGAAAAAGGAATCTGACTTTCGCGGCGTCCTCATGAGGCGTCTCGATTCAAGTGATTTCGAAGGCCGGCGCCTCCCGCATCGAGATAGTAACCGCCGGCAATCACGAACATCTTTTGTTTTATGTCTTTTCATACGACCATATATAACCGAAGCAGCACGATGTCGGGATGTTTCGGCGTCATCCGAATAATCGGGTTGGTTTCCCTCGCGGTGATGCTGTTTTCGATCGCCGCCTGGGCGCAGGACGGAACCACGATGCCGAGGGAAACTGTTACGGTCGGCGTCAGGGATGATTTCGCCCCCTTTTCCGATGTGCAGGAAATAGACGGTGAAGAGATCTTTACCGGGTACGACGTGGAGATAGTCCGCGCCGTCGCCCGGGATATGGGAGTTAACGTGACATTCACCGCCGCTCCTCCCGTCACCCTGATACCGATGGCCGCCGAGGGACTTGTCGACCTGGTGCCGGGCATGGCCCATCGTCGCGGATGGGAGTTGGCGGTGGATTATTCCGAGACCTATTTCCTCGCCGGCGCCCGGGTCCTGGTGACCACGAGGTCACACATTACGAGACTCGCACACCTGAAGAACAAGCCCGTCGCCGTCATCGACGACTCCATCACCGGCGGCTTTACCCCGGACGACGTCATCGCGGCGCTGCCCGAGGCCGTCATCGTGACCGCGGCCGATCTCCCGGAGGCCCTGAGTCTCCTCGAATCCCGGGAGGTGGTGGGCGTGGTTGCGGATCTGCGCACGCTCATCGCGACGGTGTATGCCAACGATGAAAGCGAGCGATACCGCATCGTCGAAGATGCGATCACCACGACACCCGTGGGAATCATGCTCCCCCCGGACGACGATACGCTTCGTGAGCGGGTGAATTTCTCCCTGATGAACATCTACACGACCGGCGTCTATGGCGAGATAACAGAGACATGGTTGGTTGAGCCGCTTCCCTGTGCGATAGACGCCGGATTTGTCATGGAATTATGGCCGGAGTAACGAAAAGATGCACAATATAAACAAGATACTTGTGGCTCTGGACGGATCCGATGTTTCCATGAGAGCCTTCAGTTGGGCCAGTGACCTGGCATGCGTCTTCAGCGCCGAGTTAATCGTCCTGGCCGTCTCGGACAAGAGAAAAACCCCGGAAGACGAAACGTCTCCCGCATTCATGACCGACCGGGAAGTGAAAAACCTCGTCGAGGTATACGCCGAAAAATACGAGGAACTCTTCAAAGCAATCACCGACAAATGCAGTGACGCGGAAGTGCCCGTGAGCACGGTGACGCTGCACGGTCTTCCATCCCAGGAAATCGTTCAGCTTGCCATCGACGAGGATGCGGACCTGATCGTCATGGGGGCCCACGGCAAAAAGGAGGAATTCTACCACGAATTCACCTCCACATCGGAGCGGGTCCTGAAAAAGTCTCCGTGCCCGGTGCTGATGATCGTGCCGGAAAGAAAGCGGGAGAAGACCAAACCGGGAGAGCCGAAACAGAAGAAATACACGCCGATTCTCCACAGCACATGACAATGCAACGCCTTTTCAGGGCGTTCGAAAAACGGCGGAAATCACAGAAGAGACACCGTACCACAAGGGAGCATTGACGGCCCCATGATTATTTTTAGAAATGTAGAAAAATACTACGGCACCTTTCACGCCCTCAAAAACATCAACCTGCACGTGCACCCAGGAGAGGTCGTCGTCATCTGCGGACCGTCCGGCTCGGGAAAATCGACACTGATTCGATGCATCAACGAACTGGAGCTGATCAACAGCGGCGAATTGATCGTCGATGAACAAAATCTTTCCGATCCCCGGACAAATATAAACGACCTGAGGGCGGAAATTGGCATGGTTTTCCAGCAGTTCAACCTCTACCCCCACATGACCGTTCTCAAGAACATCATCCTTGCCCCCACGAAGGTCAAGAAGGTACCGAAGCAGGAAGCGAAGAGGCTGGCCTTGGAGCTGCTGGAGAAGGTGCGCATCCAGGATCAGGCCTATAAATATCCATCGGAGCTTTCCGGCGGTCAGCAGCAGCGGGTGGCCATCGCCCGGGGCCTCGCGATGCAGCCCAGGATTATGCTCTTTGACGAGCCGACGTCCGCCCTGGACCCGGAAATGATCAGCGAGGTCCTCAACGTCATGAAGGACCTGGCCAAGGAGGGCATGACGATGGCCGTGGTCACCCACGAGATGGGCTTCGCCCGGGAGGTGGCGCATCGAGTCATCTTCATGGACGAGGGGAGGATCGTCGAGGAGGGAACGCCGGAACACTTCTTCACGAATCCCCAGGACGAGCGAACGAAGGCGTTTCTCAACGAGATTCTGTAGCGACCGGAGTATCCATATATTGGATACCATGTGTGCTTTTATATATCTCATACACACCATTAAGGAGGAGCGTATGAAAAAACTGCTAACCCTTTTATTCGCCATGATGTTGATCATGGCCCTGGGCGTGGGCGTCGCCACGGCCCAGGAAAAGTCGACCCTTGACGTGGTCAAGGAACGCGGCGTGCTGATCGCCGGCGTCAAGGACTCCGTTGTCCCCTTCGGCTTTGTCGATGAAGCCGCCCGGGATCTGGTCGGTTTCGACGTGGATGTCTGCCGTTACATCGCCGATGAGCTGGGCGTGGACCTGGAGCTGAAGCCGGTGACGTCCTCGAATCGTATTCCTATGCTCACCGACGGACAGGTTGATATCCTCGCCGCCACCATGACCCACAAGATGGAGCGGGACGAGGTCATCGATTTCTCCATCACCTACTTCATGGACGGTCAGAAGCTCCTGACCGCCGCGGACAGCGGCATCACCAGCTACGAAGACCTGGCCGGCAAGAAGGTCGGATCGGTCAAGGGATCCACCAGCGAGAAGAACATCATCGGAGTCCAGCCGGACTGCGAGGTGGTCTCCTTCGAGGGATACCCGGAATCCTTCCTGGCCCTCAAGCAGGGCAAGGTTGTGGCCATGACCACGGATTCCGTGATCCTGGTGGGCCTCAAGGGCAGCGACCCGGAACCGGCCAAATGGGCGATCGTCGGAGACGCATTCTCCATCGAGCCCTACGGACTGGGACTCCCGGAGAACGATTCCGAATGGCGTGATTTTGTCAACTTCACCCTGATCAAGATGTGGAATACCGGCGCCTGGCACGAGATTTATGAAACCTGGCTCGGCCCGGATACCAATTATTACATGCCCCTCACCTGGGATATGGAAATCTGGCCCTAAACCACGACGCGACATGAAAGCGGGAGGAGGTGTTTCCTCCTCCCGTGATATTTCATTATGAAAGAACATCTGAAAAAAGTAATAGAACCCATACTGAACGTTGCGAAGCGATTCGGAGAAAAACTGAAAAGTATCGCAACACGAGTATCGCAATCTGCAGATCCATACCGGGAAAAACTCAAAGACGGTAAAATATGGATGTTGCGATTTGCAAAACGTTATAAGTATATCGTCTATCCGCTTTATTATATCGCAATAATTTTTCTCCTGTATATTCTCATCTACAAGGTCCTGATCCTCACGGTTCTCGATGTAGAGATTCAGTACAAGCTCGATTACTCGGTGTTTCTCAGAGACAGGACCGAGGGGATCACCTACATCGAGCTGCTTTTAACCGGGGTTTGGACGACGATCAAAATCTCGTTCTTCTCCATCATCATCGCCATGGCCATCGGGACGATCCTGGCGGTGTTCCGCCTCTCCCGGGTAACGATCCTGGACGTGTTCTCCAAGGCGTATATCGAGCTGTTTCGAAACACACCGCTTTTGGTCCAGATATTCCTCTGGTACTACGCCTCGGATGCGTTCATGCCGAGCTTTTTTACCGACTGGTTCTACCAGCAGACGAACATCGAGTTCGCCTACGGCATGGCGGCCCTTGCCACCTATACCGGCGCCTTCATCGCCGAGGAGATTCGGGCGGGCATCCAGTCCATTCCGAAGCAGCAGATGGAGGCGTCACGATCCGGCGGATTGACCTTTATCCAGGCCATGCGGTATGTTATTCTGCCCCAGGCGTTCAGGATCGTCATCCCGCCCCTCATCAATCAGACCCTGAACCTCACGAAAAACTCGTCTCTGGTCATGGCCATCGGGGTGTTGGAGCTCATGGCCAGCGCCCGGTTCATCTTCGACGAGACGTTTCGGGTGTTCGAGGCCCTGTCGGTGGCCACGCTGATCTACATGGCCATATCCCTGTTGATCTCTCTGGCCATCAACATGTATAACAAGTATTTCCTCAAATATATAACGTATTGACGTAGAGATATGTCCCACGCACGAACAAAACGATTGACCAGGATAATCCTCACCGCGACTACCTACGCGGTTCTCGTGATCATGGTGATTCTGGAACTAATCTTCCACTCCATCTCCGGTCTCATGTACAGCATCGTCTCCGGGATATCGTCATTCCGGTTCGACATCATTGTCAAATACTTCCCCTATTTTGTCCTTGGCAGAGTGGGGGAACCGGGGGGGCTGGTGCTGACGTTCATCCTTGCGGCGGTGAGTCTGGGCATCGCTTTCGTCACCGGCCTGATCTTCGGACTGATGCGGCACAGCAAGCGCTGGTGGCTCCACTACCCGGCCATAGTCTATATCGAGCTGATTCGCGGCATGCCGCTGATTCTCGTTATCTTCTGGTTCGTCTTCCTGCCGCCGGCCATGTCCGAAGACCTCAAATCCATAGACCGGATGTATTTCGCCTTCCTGGCGTTCATCTGTTTCACCGGCGCGTATCTCGCCGAGATCGTCCGGGCGGGTATTCTTTCCATCGGCAAGGGGCAGATGGAGGCGGCGCGCTCGACGGGACTGACCCACGCCCAGGCGATGTTCCATATCATCATGCCCCAGGCCCTGAAGAACATGATCCCCTCCTTCGTCAACCAGTTCGTCAGTCTCATCAAGGATACCTCCCTGGTCTGGTTCGTGGGTTTGGGGGAATTCACCACCACCATATTCCAGATAAACAACAAGGTGCTGGTGGCCCCCTTCGAACTCTATTTCTTTGCGATACTGGTCTATTTTCTTATCTGCTACCCGCTGACCGCTTCCAGCCGCTGGCTGGAGAGAAAGCTGGGTGTGGGACAGCGATAGAGAAGAGAGTATCACCACCGCGTACGGCGGGTGATATTTCCTCCACCACAAAAAAGCCTCGGGATCCCCTCCCGAGGTTTTTCGCATGAAAGCTCACATCTCACTTGATGCGCGTATAAGACGTAATATTTTTAGTGACGGAGCGTGAGGGGTCTTCGGGTGGAACGGATCCCGCTTCCCCGGACTTACCCCTGCGTTGGCGCATCATTCATTACTATCTCGACGCGCCGAGGTCTCTCGGATACATCATCGCCCGCCCCGCCTCACTCCCCTCGCCGGAAGCGGTCGCGGTTTCCCGCCGCCGATCGGTTTCAATACAAGGCCGCATCGGATCGGGCGGCTACCGGCCGATACGAATGAGGTATTCGATCGTCTCGATCGGCTCCACGTCCGTCTCCCAGGACCGGCGATACATGTACGTCAACGTGACCTCCCCCTCCGAGACGGCGGAGAACTTCCACACAGTCGTTACCGACGCCCCCACCATTTTTGGATCGCTTCCCTCCGGATCGAAGCTCTTTGTCTCGATGAGTTCCAGCAGTCCCTCGGGCTCCGCCCGATACTCCCACCCGTACCCGGTGGAGGGATTCTCGTCCAGGACCACGCAGACGGAATCGCCGACGATCGCCTCGTTCACCTCAAATTCCGTCACCACCGTCGAGCAGGCCATCCTGTCCGGAAACGACAGAGAACTATTCGTTTCCATTGCGCACGCCCATGAAA includes:
- a CDS encoding protease inhibitor I42 family protein → METNSSLSFPDRMACSTVVTEFEVNEAIVGDSVCVVLDENPSTGYGWEYRAEPEGLLELIETKSFDPEGSDPKMVGASVTTVWKFSAVSEGEVTLTYMYRRSWETDVEPIETIEYLIRIGR
- a CDS encoding universal stress protein yields the protein MHNINKILVALDGSDVSMRAFSWASDLACVFSAELIVLAVSDKRKTPEDETSPAFMTDREVKNLVEVYAEKYEELFKAITDKCSDAEVPVSTVTLHGLPSQEIVQLAIDEDADLIVMGAHGKKEEFYHEFTSTSERVLKKSPCPVLMIVPERKREKTKPGEPKQKKYTPILHST
- a CDS encoding ABC transporter substrate-binding protein, with the protein product MKKLLTLLFAMMLIMALGVGVATAQEKSTLDVVKERGVLIAGVKDSVVPFGFVDEAARDLVGFDVDVCRYIADELGVDLELKPVTSSNRIPMLTDGQVDILAATMTHKMERDEVIDFSITYFMDGQKLLTAADSGITSYEDLAGKKVGSVKGSTSEKNIIGVQPDCEVVSFEGYPESFLALKQGKVVAMTTDSVILVGLKGSDPEPAKWAIVGDAFSIEPYGLGLPENDSEWRDFVNFTLIKMWNTGAWHEIYETWLGPDTNYYMPLTWDMEIWP
- a CDS encoding amino acid ABC transporter permease produces the protein MLRFAKRYKYIVYPLYYIAIIFLLYILIYKVLILTVLDVEIQYKLDYSVFLRDRTEGITYIELLLTGVWTTIKISFFSIIIAMAIGTILAVFRLSRVTILDVFSKAYIELFRNTPLLVQIFLWYYASDAFMPSFFTDWFYQQTNIEFAYGMAALATYTGAFIAEEIRAGIQSIPKQQMEASRSGGLTFIQAMRYVILPQAFRIVIPPLINQTLNLTKNSSLVMAIGVLELMASARFIFDETFRVFEALSVATLIYMAISLLISLAINMYNKYFLKYITY
- a CDS encoding aminopeptidase; protein product: MTEKKKSDAAKKLEEKLLYRPKPVWDKINGDQRNELFSLADDYKAFLAAAKTERLAVRDIVTRAKERGFVDAATAEGKTAKKLFMTNRNKAAALAVIGTEKPANGLSLIVSHIDSPRLDLKQRPLYEDIELALMKTHYYGGIKKYNWVSRPLSLHGVVITADGKEVEISIGEDPDDPVFTVSDLLIHLAGKAQMEKKISEAVPAEKLNILCGSIPFTDAEVKERVKLAVMSLLNDTYGIVEEDLISAELEMTPAGPPRDVGFDRSMIGGYGQDDRISAFSSLRAALDAEHPARSFAVFFMDKEEIGSEGVTGARGRFIEEVMSELLDRTEKVRIPDDMIGAFSRSVCLSADVNGALDPDYQEVHEAKNAARLGYGVCVTKFTGSRGKSMASDASAELVGRVRKLFNENNVVWQHGELGKVDEGGGGTIAKDIAERGIDVIDCGPVLLDMHSPFEISSKADLYMAYRGFRVFLEKGI
- a CDS encoding amino acid ABC transporter permease; the encoded protein is MYSIVSGISSFRFDIIVKYFPYFVLGRVGEPGGLVLTFILAAVSLGIAFVTGLIFGLMRHSKRWWLHYPAIVYIELIRGMPLILVIFWFVFLPPAMSEDLKSIDRMYFAFLAFICFTGAYLAEIVRAGILSIGKGQMEAARSTGLTHAQAMFHIIMPQALKNMIPSFVNQFVSLIKDTSLVWFVGLGEFTTTIFQINNKVLVAPFELYFFAILVYFLICYPLTASSRWLERKLGVGQR
- a CDS encoding transporter substrate-binding domain-containing protein codes for the protein MSGCFGVIRIIGLVSLAVMLFSIAAWAQDGTTMPRETVTVGVRDDFAPFSDVQEIDGEEIFTGYDVEIVRAVARDMGVNVTFTAAPPVTLIPMAAEGLVDLVPGMAHRRGWELAVDYSETYFLAGARVLVTTRSHITRLAHLKNKPVAVIDDSITGGFTPDDVIAALPEAVIVTAADLPEALSLLESREVVGVVADLRTLIATVYANDESERYRIVEDAITTTPVGIMLPPDDDTLRERVNFSLMNIYTTGVYGEITETWLVEPLPCAIDAGFVMELWPE
- a CDS encoding amino acid ABC transporter ATP-binding protein — encoded protein: MIIFRNVEKYYGTFHALKNINLHVHPGEVVVICGPSGSGKSTLIRCINELELINSGELIVDEQNLSDPRTNINDLRAEIGMVFQQFNLYPHMTVLKNIILAPTKVKKVPKQEAKRLALELLEKVRIQDQAYKYPSELSGGQQQRVAIARGLAMQPRIMLFDEPTSALDPEMISEVLNVMKDLAKEGMTMAVVTHEMGFAREVAHRVIFMDEGRIVEEGTPEHFFTNPQDERTKAFLNEIL